A section of the Citrus sinensis cultivar Valencia sweet orange chromosome 8, DVS_A1.0, whole genome shotgun sequence genome encodes:
- the LOC102618999 gene encoding dirigent protein 15 has product MQQKVTKLHFFLHDILSGQNPSAVMVAHANLTDGDKSPTPFGSVFAVDDALRVGPESNSEIIGNAQGLYVSSSQDANNFAIVMYIDFALTSGEFKGSSFSVFSRNPVSEPSRELAVVGGRGKFRMARGFAELKTAYFNGTTGDAIIEYNVSLFHY; this is encoded by the coding sequence ATGCAGCAGAAAGTAACCAAACTCCATTTCTTCCTCCATGATATCCTCAGTGGCCAAAACCCTAGTGCAGTCATGGTAGCCCATGCTAATCTCACCGACGGCGACAAGTCGCCAACTCCATTTGGCAGCGTATTCGCAGTTGATGATGCCCTCAGAGTGGGCCCTGAATCCAATTCAGAGATCATTGGCAATGCACAAGGGCTCTATGTATCATCCAGTCAAGATGCAAACAACTTTGCCATTGTGATGTACATTGATTTTGCTTTAACAAGTGGTGAGTTTAAGGGGAGCTCGTTCAGCGTGTTTTCAAGGAATCCGGTATCGGAGCCTAGCCGTGAGTTGGCTGTGGTCGGAGGGAGAGGCAAGTTTAGAATGGCTAGAGGGTTTGCTGAGCTTAAGACTGCTTACTTCAATGGGACCACTGGTGATGCCATTATTGAGTATAATGTTAGTTTGTTTCACTACTAA
- the LOC102627016 gene encoding dirigent protein 4, translating to MKAKLTLAWVLTVCVTITWAAAHGQYYSKTVPYSPMKEQVTNLHFFFHDILGGKNPSAVLVAKAKNTTIGDKSPTPFSTVFAVDDPLTVGPELTSEVIGNCQGLYASTGQDNLSLVVYFDFGFTKGEFNGSAISVFSRNPVLETERELAVVGGRGKFRMARGFAQLKTFSVNQTNGDAIVEYNVTVFHY from the coding sequence atgAAAGCAAAGTTAACCTTGGCTTGGGTTCTCACCGTCTGTGTCACCATAACCTGGGCAGCTGCCCACGGCCAATACTACTCAAAAACGGTGCCGTACTCTCCCATGAAAGAGCAAGTCACCAACCTGCACTTCTTTTTCCATGACATCCTTGGTGGCAAAAACCCTAGTGCTGTACTTGTAGCCAAAGCCAAAAACACCACCATCGGAGACAAGTCACCGACGCCCTTTAGCACCGTGTTCGCCGTTGACGATCCACTCACAGTTGGCCCTGAGCTGACATCGGAGGTCATCGGAAACTGTCAAGGGCTCTACGCGTCGACGGGACAAGATAACTTGAGCTTGGTTgtgtattttgattttggttttaCAAAGGGTGAGTTCAATGGGAGTGCAATCAGTGTGTTTTCGAGGAATCCAGTGTTGGAGACGGAACGTGAGTTGGCGGTGGTCGGCGGCAGAGGGAAGTTTAGGATGGCTAGAGGTTTTGCTCAGCTTAAGACTTTTTCTGTGAATCAAACTAATGGTGATGCCATCGTTGAGTATAATGTAACTGTTTTTCATTACTAA
- the LOC102618422 gene encoding dirigent protein 23-like: MNLRSPFFFTCKSALYSLPFNFRSCFRAMAKLSAVVLLLISRLVAAAAIQTVTWATRLESAKETTTNLQFYFHDTLSGKNPSAVRIAQAIDTDKSRTLFGIVMMADDPLTETPDPQSKLVGRAQGLYGSACQDQLSLIMSMSFVFVDGPYNGSSISLLGNNRAMNPVREMPIVGGTGFFRLARGYAVAQTHWMDFKTGDAIVGYNVTVVH; encoded by the coding sequence ATGAATCTCAGATCACCTTTCTTCTTTACCTGCAAAAGTGCTTTGTATTCTCTTCCTTTTAATTTCAGGTCTTGTTTTAGAGCTATGGCAAAGTTATCGGCGGTTGTTTTACTGCTCATTAGTAGACTGGTGGCTGCAGCAGCGATACAAACAGTGACTTGGGCTACAAGGCTTGAATCCGCAAAAGAGACAACAACAAACTTGCAATTCTACTTTCACGACACGCTCAGTGGCAAAAACCCTAGTGCTGTGAGGATTGCTCAAGCCATTGACACTGACAAATCACGAACTCTTTTCGGCATCGTGATGATGGCGGATGATCCGTTAACAGAAACCCCGGATCCTCAATCAAAACTTGTTGGACGTGCTCAAGGGCTTTATGGGTCGGCTTGTCAGGATCAACTAAGCCTCATCATGTCCATGAGCTTTGTCTTCGTTGATGGTCCTTACAATGGAAGCAGTATCAGCCTCCTTGGCAACAACAGGGCGATGAATCCTGTCCGCGAGATGCCGATTGTTGGCGGCACTGGCTTTTTCCGATTGGCTCGCGGATATGCAGTTGCTCAGACGCATTGGATGGATTTTAAAACTGGCGACGCCATTGTTGGATACAATGTTACAGTTGTTCACTAA